Genomic DNA from Deltaproteobacteria bacterium:
TCAAATTGGCGATAATTACCCCGTAAAAAGTGGACATCAGGGCCACGGCCATCATGGGAGTCATGGTTTCCACCGACTGAAAATGGTCAAACATCTTTATTAAGCTGATAATCGTTCCGGCCAGACCGAGGGCCGGGGTAAGCCGGGACAGGGTCTTGAGAATGTTTTGACTCAGATTATAATTTACAATCCGGATAGCCATCTCCCTTTCCAAAATATTTTTTATTTCGTCAATGGGATGGTGATTGATCATTAAATGGATGCCCAGTCTTAAAAAATCGTCCTCGATCTCTCCCAGCCGGTGCTCCAATTCGCGAATATTCCCTTTTCGATAAATCCCGGCTAAAGTTAAGATATTCTTGAGCAGGGAGGCCCGGTCCTGGCGATCTTGAAAGGCTTCTTTGAGATGGATAAAGACGGCCTTAATCCTGTTGGTCGGAAACCCGACCAACAGACCGATCACGGTTCCGCTCCCGATGATCAACAAGGCATCGAGATTAAGAAACATTTCCAGTCCGGCATTTCGGATGATCGGTAACATAAAGAAAAAAATTCCAGCCGAGACGGTTAAGGTAATGAGCAGGTTCATTTTATTCCTCCTGAACGGTTAAGGTTGCGTGAAACATTACGGAGTCAGACTTTTGATACAGCAATCCTTATGCCAAGATAGTCCTATGAAAGCTTTCAGCGATCGGTAATCAGTTTCAGGAATTTGCATTTTGGACGCCGATGAACGCAGATTGCCATGATTTTCAATATAGAGAGCTATAGAATAATTATCTGCGGGTATCGGCAAAAATCTGCGTCCCAATTTAAAACCGATTTGAAACCGAAAGGCTCAGGGAAAAAGACGGAAAAATTTTCCCCATCAGGAAAAATTTTAGGGGAGGGTGTGGCCGGCAGAGTTCAAGATTTTGTTGTTCATTTTATAAATAAAGACCAGAATCTCGGCTACTGCTTTGTAGAGGGCAGGCGGGATCTCCTCATAAAGATCCAGAGTGGAAAGAATTTCCAGCAAATGGGGATCTTCTTTTAACGGGATATTATGATCTTTGGCGGTTTGAATGATTTTTTCAGCCAGCCAGCCGCTCCCTTTGGCTACGAGACGGGGGGCCGCGTCTTTTTCGCGTCGATACTGTATGGCGGCGGCTTTTTTGGAATCTTTATTCATTGATGTAAAACTTTTTTCTTACTAAACCCTTATGCTC
This window encodes:
- a CDS encoding MotA/TolQ/ExbB proton channel family protein codes for the protein MNLLITLTVSAGIFFFMLPIIRNAGLEMFLNLDALLIIGSGTVIGLLVGFPTNRIKAVFIHLKEAFQDRQDRASLLKNILTLAGIYRKGNIRELEHRLGEIEDDFLRLGIHLMINHHPIDEIKNILEREMAIRIVNYNLSQNILKTLSRLTPALGLAGTIISLIKMFDHFQSVETMTPMMAVALMSTFYGVIIANLIMLPLSSKLKEKAILSESLMTMTIEGLTAINEREHPLKIEEKLAGVGGLYQPQAIPLGKKLSWGEV
- a CDS encoding EscU/YscU/HrcU family type III secretion system export apparatus switch protein, which encodes MNKDSKKAAAIQYRREKDAAPRLVAKGSGWLAEKIIQTAKDHNIPLKEDPHLLEILSTLDLYEEIPPALYKAVAEILVFIYKMNNKILNSAGHTLP